The genomic DNA AATGAAATAATATTTCTTTTGAATATTATTAAAGATGGTGTCAAAGTTTTTCCCCAGTAAGGTATAGGAAGAGGTCATCAAGAGTAGTCTCTCTTATTGCAGACGGATCTATTTTCTTTAATCTTAGAGTCGAGATTAGACTCTCTTTGTTTGACGTGAAAATAAAGGTTTTGTCTTCATATACATAGCTTTTGTAGCCATTTATAGATATCTTTTCCTTCATCTCAAATACAAAGTTTTCAAGCACATTTTTTATGAGATCCTGCGGTTTTCCACTTAAAATCAATTTGCCATTATTTATAAAGGCAATTTTGTCTGCCAGGAAACTTGCTTCTTCCATATAGTGCGTGGTAAATATCGTTGATACGTTTTGAGATTTTAGCTCTATTACTATATTCCAAAATTGTCTTCTGATAGCTGGATCAAGGCCGATAGTAGGCTCATCCAGAATTAATAGTTTGGGATTGGTCAAAAGCGCCCTTAAAAGCATAATCTTTCTTTTTGTACCACCAGAGAGATCTCTTATATCCTCGTGTTTATATTTATCAAGTCCGAATTTCTGAAGCAGATTTAAAGATCTCTCTTTAGCAATTTTTATGTTTAAGCCACATAGCTCTGAGTGTATTATAAGATTTTCAAGTACATTGATGTCTTGATCTAAATTGTTTTCTTGAGGGACCAAACCAATTTTATTTTTTATTTTTTTAAACTCATCTGTGCTTCTTCCAAAGATTTTTATCTCTCCAGAGTTAGCTTTGGAAAAACCAGATATTATTTTTGTAAGCGTGGTCTTTCCTGAACCGTTTGGTCCAATGAGAGAGAGTATCTGTCCTTCTTCCAACGAGAAGCTGACCCCTTCAAGGACTTTTAACTCTTTGTAGTATTTTGTTAATGATTCAACTTGAATGACGCTCATCTAATTTCGAATACTTTTTATAGCGTTTCTTAGCGTAAATGTCCATAAAAAGCACTCGCTTGACAAAATGGATTGTTTATTAAAAATTTTTAGTCGTAAGATAGGCGAACTTTTTCGTCGGTTAAGGTTAATTTCATTATTTCGCGCCATTCTTGTGTATCGTATGTCCCCAATTTTGAGTGTGTTTTAAGGTATTTTTCTGGAATAGGGTGGGTACCTATTACTACCGGGATATTATATTTTTCTTCTATAAAAGATTTGAAGTAATTGATGTGCGGACATGGAGGATATCCTACGATAAGTCCAGTTGCAAGGTGAATCGCATTGACGCCATTTTTTATCATTTCTTCAGGTGCATATTCAATATTTCCACCCGGACAGCCTCCGCATGAGGTATATCCAACAATCTCAACTTCCTTGTCCTTGTAGATCGAGAAGGCACCCTCTCGATTTTGCATGGATCTAAAGCACTTGCCTCCAGCACAAGATCTGTAACGATCGCAAATAATTATTCCAACCTTTACTTTGTCGCTCATTTTTACTTCCCTAAAATTTTATTTTTTTTAAGTCTTTAGTTCTAAAAAAATAAAATGGTGCCGGGGGTGGGACTCGAACCCACACGGGGGGTGCCCGACGGATTTTAAGTCCGTTGCGTCTGCCATTTCGCCACCCCGGCGTTTGATTTTGGAGGCGACGCCCAGATTCGAACTGGGGAATGAGGGCTTTGCAGGCCCTTGCCTTACCGCTTGGCCACGTCGCCATATAAACTGGAGCGGGCGAAGGGGCTCGAACCCTCAACCCTCGGCTTGGGAAGCCGATGCTCTACCGTTGAGCTACGCCCGCTAAGACCCACTTAGCGTATTTGAATTATATCAGATTATTTCATATTTGCAAATGTTATTCTGGATTTTCTTTATTTACATTATTAAAATAAATTTCTAATACCTTTTCCCTTGTGACCATACCCAGTAGCACGTTTTTATCTACAACAGGCAAAAAAGATATGTCGTTCTTATACATTATAGATAGGGCGTCGTAAAGGCTATCTTCTGAAGATATTGTTATCGCAGGAGAATTCATTATATCGACAATTTTTTTGTCTCTTCCTCCCTCGCAGTTGTTTAAGACATCCTGATTGCAGATAACGCCAACCAATGAGTTGTTTTGGGCTGAACAAACAGGCATTCCTGATATCTTGTGTTTTTTTAAAGTTTCTGCGGCAGATTTTATGCTGTCTTCTTCAGTTACAATAGGGACATCTTTTATTAATATCTCTTTTATTTTTATCTTGCCAAGAATAGGCTTATAGTAGTCAAATTTGTGGGCTGGAGATTCGGATGGTGATTTTACCTGGCTCTTATACATAGTATTTTTACCAACTATGACGTACGATATGGCAACTGCTATCATCGCGGGAATCGTTAGAGCATATCCGCCTGTCATTTCGCTAACCATAAACATTACTGCAAGAGGGCATCTTGCTACTCCTCCAAAAAGTGCCATCATGCCTATAACCATAAAAACCTCTGGTATATGTGAAATGTGAAGAGGTGACAAGCTAATTATCTTCCATAAGGCAAGCCCTACCATACTGCCAATAAATAGCCCTGGCGCAAAGACGCCTCCACTCCCGCCTGAACCAATTGTCAAAGAGGTTGCAATTATTTTTAGAAAAATTATAGCTATTACAATCTCCAATGGAATTGAGCTGTTCATCCCTATTTGAATCCAACCGTAGCCCATGCTAAGAATTTGTGGATACAACATGCCTATTAGCCCAACCAATAAACCTCCTATTGCAGGCTTTAACATGTT from Thermodesulfobium sp. 4217-1 includes the following:
- a CDS encoding chloride channel protein, with the protein product MNRLIDMDEEQIQYIKKWGFLSVIIGIAGGLGAIFFYSAIQFCTYLFLGLGVGCYPPSPAGEGATKIVPILRHWMIPVSTTIGGLLSGFLVYKFAPEAEGHGTDAAIDAFHNKKGIIRKRIPLIKTIASAITIGSGGSAGREGPTAQIAAGIGSIVAQSLNLSVKDRRLAVVVGIGAGIGSIFKAPLGGALLSTEILYLDGFEIDALIPSFVASLIGYVIFASYVGYTPIFGQFPSDYTFSPQSLVYFAILGLLCGLIGILYTKTFYGTTALFKKIKIPNMLKPAIGGLLVGLIGMLYPQILSMGYGWIQIGMNSSIPLEIVIAIIFLKIIATSLTIGSGGSGGVFAPGLFIGSMVGLALWKIISLSPLHISHIPEVFMVIGMMALFGGVARCPLAVMFMVSEMTGGYALTIPAMIAVAISYVIVGKNTMYKSQVKSPSESPAHKFDYYKPILGKIKIKEILIKDVPIVTEEDSIKSAAETLKKHKISGMPVCSAQNNSLVGVICNQDVLNNCEGGRDKKIVDIMNSPAITISSEDSLYDALSIMYKNDISFLPVVDKNVLLGMVTREKVLEIYFNNVNKENPE
- a CDS encoding ABC transporter ATP-binding protein, which produces MSVIQVESLTKYYKELKVLEGVSFSLEEGQILSLIGPNGSGKTTLTKIISGFSKANSGEIKIFGRSTDEFKKIKNKIGLVPQENNLDQDINVLENLIIHSELCGLNIKIAKERSLNLLQKFGLDKYKHEDIRDLSGGTKRKIMLLRALLTNPKLLILDEPTIGLDPAIRRQFWNIVIELKSQNVSTIFTTHYMEEASFLADKIAFINNGKLILSGKPQDLIKNVLENFVFEMKEKISINGYKSYVYEDKTFIFTSNKESLISTLRLKKIDPSAIRETTLDDLFLYLTGEKL
- a CDS encoding CGGC domain-containing protein, whose translation is MSDKVKVGIIICDRYRSCAGGKCFRSMQNREGAFSIYKDKEVEIVGYTSCGGCPGGNIEYAPEEMIKNGVNAIHLATGLIVGYPPCPHINYFKSFIEEKYNIPVVIGTHPIPEKYLKTHSKLGTYDTQEWREIMKLTLTDEKVRLSYD